A genomic stretch from Coffea arabica cultivar ET-39 chromosome 10c, Coffea Arabica ET-39 HiFi, whole genome shotgun sequence includes:
- the LOC113714001 gene encoding uncharacterized protein, which yields MAAYEALYSRMCRSPICWDEIGERKILDPTVVPWIEEPYEKVKLIRQKIQTTQIHQKSYADNRKKDLEFAVGDQLLFKITLLKASLMAGREKKLQPKFVAPYKILQRVGNVAYNLEQPPNLSQIHNIFHVFILKKYHPNPSHVLQPENIEITEALTYEEKPMKLLDRKVKELRNKQIPLIKVIWRNHGIEKAT from the coding sequence atggctGCTTACGAGGCTCTTTATAGCCGGATGTGTAgatctccgatttgttgggatgaaataggtgaaaGGAAGATCTTAGATCCAACTGTAGTACCGTGGATTGAGGAGCCATATGAAAAGGTGAAGTTGATACGCCAAAAGATTCAAACAACTCAGATCCatcaaaagagttatgcagataatcgaaagaaggatttggagtttgcaGTTGGAGATCAACTTTTATTTAAGATCACTCTTCTAAAAGCGAGTTTGATGGCAGGAAGAGAAAAGAAGTTACAACCAAAATTTGTAGCACCCTATAAGATTCTCCAACGTGTCGGAAACGTGGCCTATAATTTAGAACAACCACCCAATTTGTCTCAAATCCATAATATTTTTCATGTATTTATactcaagaaatatcatccaaatCCCTCCCATGTACTGCAACCAGAAAATATCGAGATTACCGAGGCACTAACGTATGAGGAGAAACCAATGAAACTTTTGGATCGCAAAGTAAAAGAGCTGAGAAATAAGCAAATCCCTTTGATAAAAGTTATATGGAGGAATCACGGAATAGAGAAAGCAACTTGA